One window of Arthrobacter oryzae genomic DNA carries:
- a CDS encoding adenylate kinase, with protein sequence MLRMLIIGPPGCGKGTQADRLSRHLGITGVSTGDVFREHVKNLTPLGRDVKAHLDGGDLVPDGLTNRMVRDRLDQDDVRDGFLLDGYPRNTSQLAELDAMLTALGQSLDVALQLTADDTELVRRVLQRATLTGRSDDTEDVIRHRLKLYYRETAPVAEMYSARGILLSVDGMGSEDEVFDQLLAALRESFPSTVPD encoded by the coding sequence ATGCTGCGAATGCTGATTATTGGTCCTCCGGGCTGCGGAAAAGGTACCCAGGCGGACCGCCTGTCACGGCACCTGGGCATCACCGGGGTGTCCACCGGAGATGTTTTCCGCGAACATGTGAAGAACCTGACGCCGCTGGGTCGGGACGTCAAGGCGCATCTGGACGGGGGCGATCTCGTCCCGGACGGCCTGACAAACCGCATGGTGCGTGACCGCTTGGACCAGGACGACGTGCGGGACGGTTTCCTGCTGGACGGGTATCCCCGCAACACCTCTCAGCTGGCTGAACTGGACGCGATGCTTACCGCCTTAGGGCAGTCCCTGGATGTGGCACTGCAATTGACGGCGGACGATACTGAACTCGTCCGCCGCGTCCTCCAGCGGGCCACATTGACCGGACGCAGCGACGATACCGAGGATGTTATCCGGCACCGCTTGAAGCTGTACTACCGCGAGACCGCGCCGGTGGCCGAGATGTACTCAGCGCGCGGGATCCTCCTGAGCGTGGACGGCATGGGCAGCGAGGACGAGGTCTTCGACCAACTGCTCGCAGCACTCCGGGAGTCATTCCCTTCAACTGTGCCCGACTGA
- a CDS encoding glycosyltransferase family 4 protein — protein sequence MPGSGGASLAVRLIVPGNVRHNSGGNAYNAALARGLTGLGAAVDILPVDGHWPVGSGEERRRLAGVLLEGGPEGAAGEPVTIVDGLIALGAPHALEEAAAAGKQAWILVHMTLPEHPDLEGRALAAAAGVICTSSTAAAELRSRHGSAPNGSAPIHVALPGTSAAPLAAGSSPPHVVAVAALLPNKDQLLLLEALAGIRDLRWTAALVGSDSADPAYADAVRGAIIRLGLADRVSVRGELTGQALEAEWDRADLSLLISRAEAYGMVVTESLARGIPVVVRAGTGAVEALAAGSPGRSEAPDGGAAADGGAERALPGAAVVLGTDPAPLEAALRTCLTDPELRSRWREAAQAARKRLPGWDATARIVLDAIAAAS from the coding sequence GTGCCTGGGTCCGGAGGGGCTAGCCTGGCGGTCCGGCTGATCGTGCCGGGCAATGTGCGGCACAACTCCGGGGGAAATGCGTACAACGCCGCCCTGGCCCGCGGGCTCACCGGACTCGGGGCAGCGGTGGACATCCTCCCCGTTGACGGCCACTGGCCGGTGGGCAGCGGGGAAGAACGACGGCGGCTGGCCGGCGTGCTGCTTGAAGGTGGCCCCGAAGGGGCGGCCGGCGAACCGGTGACCATCGTGGACGGCCTGATTGCGCTGGGTGCGCCGCACGCTTTGGAAGAGGCCGCTGCGGCCGGGAAGCAGGCCTGGATCCTGGTGCACATGACCCTCCCGGAGCACCCGGACCTGGAGGGGCGTGCCCTGGCCGCCGCTGCAGGCGTCATCTGCACAAGTTCGACGGCGGCCGCCGAGCTCCGGTCCCGGCACGGTTCAGCGCCGAACGGTTCAGCCCCGATCCACGTAGCGCTGCCCGGCACCTCTGCCGCTCCACTGGCGGCAGGCTCCAGCCCACCCCACGTGGTGGCCGTGGCAGCCCTGCTGCCGAACAAGGACCAGCTCCTGCTGCTGGAGGCACTCGCCGGGATCAGGGATCTGCGCTGGACCGCCGCTCTGGTGGGTTCCGACTCCGCGGATCCGGCGTACGCGGACGCCGTCCGCGGCGCGATCATCCGGCTGGGGCTGGCAGACCGGGTCTCCGTTCGCGGGGAGCTCACCGGGCAGGCCTTGGAGGCGGAGTGGGACCGCGCGGATCTCAGCCTGCTGATTTCGCGGGCAGAAGCCTACGGAATGGTGGTCACCGAGTCCCTGGCCCGCGGAATCCCGGTGGTGGTGCGGGCCGGCACCGGCGCCGTCGAGGCGCTCGCAGCCGGATCGCCTGGCCGGTCAGAAGCTCCCGACGGCGGTGCAGCTGCCGACGGCGGTGCGGAACGCGCCCTGCCGGGCGCCGCCGTCGTGCTGGGCACGGACCCTGCGCCGCTGGAGGCTGCACTGCGTACCTGCCTTACCGACCCGGAGCTTCGCTCACGCTGGCGCGAAGCGGCCCAGGCCGCACGGAAACGGCTGCCGGGCTGGGACGCCACGGCCAGGATCGTGCTGGACGCCATCGCAGCGGCTAGCTGA
- a CDS encoding zinc-dependent alcohol dehydrogenase gives MITSQQHAQARSQAKAYWTVGHEKGELRTEELSAPGPGEALVRALYSGISKGTETVVHCGHVPPRVAEQMRAPLQEGSFPSPVKFGYLSVGIVEEGPADWVGRTVFCLHPHQDRYIVPVESLTVVPENVPARRAVLTGTVETAVNALWEAGPRLGDRVAVVGAGLVGGMVATLLRTFPLQRLQLIDVDPAKRAFADALGVEFSHPDDALADCDIVIHCSASQEGLERSLQLVGDEGDVIEMSWYADRKVTIPLGEDFHARRLSIRASQVGVVARARRHRRTNADRLALAVSLLSDPVYDTFLTGTSPFAELPAVVHELAEGRRDALCHVIEYPSETAAEDKR, from the coding sequence ATGATCACTTCCCAGCAGCACGCCCAAGCCCGCTCCCAAGCCAAGGCCTATTGGACCGTCGGCCACGAAAAAGGCGAGCTCCGCACCGAGGAGCTGTCCGCGCCGGGTCCCGGCGAAGCCTTGGTCCGTGCCCTGTACTCGGGTATCAGCAAGGGAACCGAGACGGTGGTCCACTGCGGCCACGTGCCGCCCAGGGTCGCGGAGCAAATGCGGGCACCCCTCCAGGAGGGCTCGTTCCCTTCGCCGGTGAAGTTCGGCTACCTGTCCGTGGGAATCGTGGAGGAAGGCCCCGCGGACTGGGTGGGCCGCACGGTGTTCTGCCTGCATCCGCACCAGGACCGCTACATCGTTCCGGTCGAGTCCCTGACGGTGGTCCCGGAGAACGTCCCTGCCCGTCGGGCTGTCCTCACCGGAACCGTGGAAACCGCCGTCAACGCGCTGTGGGAAGCCGGACCGCGCCTGGGCGACCGCGTTGCAGTGGTGGGCGCCGGGCTCGTCGGCGGCATGGTGGCCACCCTTCTGCGGACGTTCCCGCTGCAACGCCTCCAGCTGATCGACGTCGATCCCGCGAAGCGCGCCTTCGCCGACGCCCTTGGCGTCGAGTTCAGCCACCCCGACGACGCCCTCGCCGACTGCGACATCGTCATCCACTGTTCAGCATCCCAGGAAGGGCTCGAACGGAGCCTGCAGCTGGTGGGCGACGAAGGGGACGTCATCGAGATGTCCTGGTACGCCGACCGCAAAGTCACCATCCCGCTGGGGGAGGACTTCCACGCCCGTCGGCTTTCCATCCGCGCCAGTCAGGTGGGCGTGGTGGCCCGAGCCCGCCGCCACCGCCGGACCAACGCCGACCGCCTCGCGCTCGCTGTGTCCCTGCTCAGCGATCCCGTCTACGACACGTTCCTGACGGGGACGTCCCCCTTTGCGGAACTTCCCGCCGTCGTCCACGAACTGGCCGAAGGCCGGCGTGACGCGCTCTGCCACGTCATCGAGTACCCATCCGAAACCGCCGCCGAAGACAAGAGGTAA
- a CDS encoding amidase, with amino-acid sequence MTELHYLDATTALRLFRTRELSPVELMEAVIARTEAVNGEINALTETLFEEALPAARQAAAKYARGRDITPLLGLPVAAKEKHGLKGRRLSQGLMSRKDELAAEDHPVIDRIRRAGGIIHARTTTPEYSCATVTHSQLWGVTRNPWNLQLSPGGSSGGSGAALAAGLAPLATASDIAGSTRLPASFTGTVGYKAPYGRIPGLAPLSADHYRGDGPMARTVADTALLANVMAGRHPGDHTSLADSPGMAVPGRETPDGGTSVAESVAGMRIALCIRLGNYPVAPDVEANTRAVAAALRDAGAVIEEVGLPWTTESISRTMFTHFGYLLGPAMEDETQGTTELLAPYTRRFMADARRAAAENRYLDGIRAETRLQAELAAAMAGFDALICPASAVAALDADGMYLEGIDAGGLQLEHYWQGHMTAPFNIANRCPVLAVPSGMADCGIPTGVQVVGHPYDDATVFTVGSAVEALRPWAARRPDILAMA; translated from the coding sequence GTGACGGAGCTGCACTACCTTGACGCCACCACGGCCCTGCGGCTCTTCCGTACCAGGGAGCTCTCCCCGGTGGAGCTGATGGAAGCCGTGATTGCACGGACCGAAGCCGTCAACGGGGAAATCAATGCCCTGACGGAAACGCTCTTCGAGGAAGCCCTGCCCGCGGCCCGGCAAGCGGCCGCCAAGTACGCCCGCGGCCGGGACATTACACCGCTGCTGGGCTTGCCGGTGGCCGCCAAGGAAAAGCACGGGCTCAAGGGCCGGCGGCTTTCGCAGGGACTCATGTCCCGGAAGGACGAGCTGGCTGCGGAGGACCACCCGGTCATCGACCGGATCCGGCGTGCGGGCGGCATTATCCACGCCCGCACCACCACGCCCGAATACAGCTGCGCCACTGTCACCCACAGTCAGCTGTGGGGAGTCACCCGAAACCCGTGGAACCTGCAGTTGTCGCCCGGAGGATCCTCGGGCGGTTCGGGGGCCGCACTGGCCGCCGGGCTGGCGCCGCTGGCCACGGCCTCGGACATCGCCGGTTCAACCCGGCTGCCGGCGTCATTCACGGGAACGGTGGGCTACAAGGCGCCGTACGGGCGGATCCCCGGACTGGCGCCGCTGTCCGCCGACCACTACCGCGGCGACGGGCCCATGGCCCGGACCGTCGCGGACACCGCCCTGCTGGCCAACGTCATGGCGGGAAGGCATCCGGGGGACCACACGTCACTCGCGGACTCGCCCGGGATGGCGGTCCCGGGACGGGAAACGCCCGACGGCGGGACTTCCGTCGCGGAGTCCGTCGCCGGGATGCGAATCGCCTTGTGCATCCGCCTGGGGAACTATCCGGTGGCGCCCGACGTCGAGGCCAACACCCGCGCCGTGGCAGCCGCCTTGCGGGACGCAGGAGCTGTCATTGAGGAGGTCGGGCTGCCGTGGACCACGGAGTCCATCAGCCGCACGATGTTCACGCACTTCGGCTACCTGCTCGGCCCGGCCATGGAGGACGAAACCCAAGGGACAACGGAACTCCTGGCACCCTACACCCGCCGCTTTATGGCGGACGCCCGGCGGGCGGCTGCAGAAAACCGCTACCTGGACGGCATCCGCGCCGAGACGCGCCTGCAGGCTGAGCTGGCCGCCGCGATGGCCGGTTTTGATGCCCTGATCTGCCCCGCGTCCGCCGTCGCGGCCCTGGATGCGGACGGCATGTACCTTGAGGGGATCGACGCCGGCGGGCTGCAGCTCGAGCACTACTGGCAGGGGCATATGACAGCGCCGTTCAACATCGCCAACCGCTGCCCGGTGCTGGCTGTGCCCAGCGGCATGGCGGACTGCGGCATCCCCACCGGCGTGCAGGTCGTGGGGCACCCCTACGACGACGCCACGGTGTTCACAGTTGGTTCGGCCGTGGAGGCGTTGCGGCCCTGGGCGGCGAGACGGCCGGACATTCTGGCGATGGCGTAG
- a CDS encoding M20 family metallo-hydrolase, whose protein sequence is MTSAAFLSDFHHVASIGATPNNGVDRQAATAEDALTRDWFAAWVHDAGWELRVDGIGNMFGLVEWTPGAPYVLIGSHLDSQPLGGRFDGAYGVIAALHAARWLAAEVAEGGASPRFNLAVVNWFNEEGGRFAPSIMGSSVFAGLLERERMLDVRDLQGVTVREALDGIGYLGAAEGPDVAGYAEIHIEQGRILEREGINIGLVDSSWYTQKLDIEVLGEQSHTGATAMADRHDALVAASKIILMVHDVTGDFEDEALVSSVGQLTLEPNSPIVVARRVHLVADLRSGDPEIVQAARATLLEKIEVLAREHDIKVNVKDFDIRPIRRFPEAGLELADKVAANLGLSTRRIQTMAGHDSVAMNTVAPSVMLFIPSVDGVSHCEREFTTDEDMVAGVDMLTGVARELVGGALA, encoded by the coding sequence ATGACTTCTGCAGCTTTCCTCTCCGACTTCCACCACGTGGCCAGCATCGGGGCCACGCCCAACAACGGCGTCGACCGCCAGGCGGCCACGGCCGAGGACGCCCTGACGCGCGACTGGTTCGCTGCCTGGGTGCACGACGCCGGGTGGGAACTGCGCGTGGACGGCATCGGCAACATGTTCGGGCTGGTGGAGTGGACGCCGGGTGCTCCCTACGTGCTGATCGGATCGCACCTGGACAGCCAGCCGCTGGGCGGCCGCTTCGACGGCGCCTACGGAGTGATCGCCGCACTGCACGCGGCACGCTGGCTGGCTGCGGAGGTTGCGGAGGGCGGTGCATCGCCCCGCTTCAACCTCGCGGTGGTGAACTGGTTCAACGAGGAGGGCGGCCGGTTCGCACCGAGCATCATGGGAAGTTCTGTTTTCGCCGGCCTGCTGGAGCGGGAGCGGATGCTCGACGTCCGGGACCTGCAGGGCGTCACGGTCCGCGAAGCCCTGGATGGCATCGGATACCTGGGTGCCGCCGAGGGACCGGACGTGGCGGGCTACGCGGAGATCCACATTGAACAGGGCCGGATCCTGGAGCGCGAGGGCATCAACATCGGCCTGGTGGACAGCAGCTGGTACACGCAGAAGCTGGACATCGAGGTGCTGGGGGAGCAGTCCCACACGGGTGCCACCGCCATGGCCGACAGGCACGACGCGCTGGTGGCGGCATCGAAGATCATCCTGATGGTGCACGACGTCACTGGCGACTTCGAGGACGAGGCCCTGGTTTCCTCCGTGGGCCAGCTGACCCTGGAACCGAACTCCCCGATCGTGGTGGCACGCAGGGTGCACCTCGTGGCGGACCTGCGCTCGGGCGACCCGGAGATCGTCCAGGCCGCCCGGGCCACCCTGCTGGAGAAGATCGAGGTCCTGGCCCGCGAACACGACATCAAGGTCAACGTAAAGGACTTCGACATCCGCCCCATCCGCCGCTTCCCTGAAGCCGGCCTCGAGCTGGCCGACAAGGTCGCAGCCAACCTGGGGCTGTCCACCCGGCGGATCCAGACCATGGCCGGCCACGACTCCGTCGCGATGAACACGGTGGCGCCATCCGTCATGTTGTTCATCCCCAGCGTGGACGGTGTCTCGCACTGCGAACGCGAGTTCACCACGGACGAGGACATGGTGGCCGGCGTAGACATGCTGACCGGTGTGGCGCGGGAGCTCGTTGGCGGAGCGCTGGCGTGA
- the tadA gene encoding tRNA adenosine(34) deaminase TadA — MTSPEPRHAQWMGLALAEARRALGTEDVPIGAVVIGPDGDVLGTGRNEREAHGDPTAHAEMVAIREAAARLQEIGARGGTPGDGWRLADCTLVVTLEPCAMCAGAIVLARIPRVVFGAWDEKAGAAGSVFDILRERRLNHWVEVYAGVREQECATLLRDFFAGHRQIS; from the coding sequence ATGACTTCCCCGGAGCCGCGCCATGCCCAGTGGATGGGCCTTGCCCTCGCGGAAGCGCGGCGGGCGCTGGGCACCGAGGACGTGCCGATCGGCGCCGTCGTCATCGGTCCCGACGGCGATGTCCTGGGAACCGGGAGGAACGAACGGGAGGCGCACGGCGACCCCACCGCGCACGCCGAAATGGTGGCTATCCGTGAGGCGGCCGCCCGGCTGCAGGAAATCGGTGCCCGGGGCGGTACGCCAGGTGACGGCTGGAGGCTGGCGGACTGCACCCTTGTGGTGACCCTGGAGCCCTGCGCCATGTGCGCCGGAGCCATTGTCCTGGCACGGATTCCTCGGGTGGTCTTCGGGGCATGGGACGAGAAAGCGGGTGCCGCCGGCTCGGTGTTCGACATTCTTCGTGAACGCCGCCTCAACCACTGGGTGGAGGTCTACGCAGGAGTCCGTGAGCAGGAGTGTGCCACGCTGCTCCGGGATTTCTTCGCTGGACACCGGCAGATCAGCTAG
- a CDS encoding 6-pyruvoyl trahydropterin synthase family protein gives MFSLTVRRHFMIAHSLPREAFGPAQGLHGATFVAEVTFRRRTLNDDAIVLDIGAAGGLIEEVLAGLNYKNLDEHPDFAGKLSTTEALAQYIAEAVAAKVRGGVDGRELAGLAVTLRENPDAWASFSLDFDAE, from the coding sequence TTGTTCAGCCTGACCGTCCGCCGCCACTTCATGATTGCCCACAGCCTTCCCCGGGAAGCCTTCGGGCCCGCCCAGGGCCTGCACGGGGCCACCTTCGTGGCGGAGGTGACCTTCCGCCGTCGGACGCTGAACGACGACGCCATCGTCCTGGACATCGGCGCCGCCGGTGGGCTCATCGAAGAAGTACTGGCGGGCCTGAACTACAAGAACCTGGACGAGCACCCTGACTTTGCCGGGAAGCTGAGCACCACCGAGGCACTGGCGCAGTACATCGCCGAGGCCGTCGCAGCCAAGGTCCGCGGCGGCGTGGACGGCCGGGAGCTGGCCGGACTGGCTGTCACGCTCCGGGAGAACCCGGACGCCTGGGCGTCGTTCTCCCTTGACTTCGACGCCGAGTAG
- a CDS encoding type 1 glutamine amidotransferase domain-containing protein → MKKILMVLTSVSEIGDTGEKTGYNVAEAAHPWKVFKDSGHFVDFASVRGGQPPRDEVDSGDPIQVAFTEDETTRAGLYNTARVDVVDPEQYDAVYLVGGHGTMWDFPDSEGLQNLVASVYNAGGVVGAVCHGPAGLLNVELANGFRLVEGRKVAAFTNDEEVAAGKDKVIPFFLADRLEEQGATHVSAGVFEEKVVVDDRLVTGQNPASAAGVAKEMEKLLAEVIHKEKAEEQHDAEALRAEKDAEKNAKKAAAEAEH, encoded by the coding sequence ATGAAGAAAATCCTCATGGTACTGACCAGCGTTTCCGAGATCGGCGATACCGGAGAGAAGACCGGCTACAACGTGGCCGAGGCGGCGCATCCCTGGAAGGTCTTCAAGGATTCAGGGCATTTCGTCGACTTCGCGTCCGTCCGGGGCGGCCAGCCCCCGCGCGACGAGGTGGACTCAGGCGATCCCATCCAGGTTGCCTTTACGGAGGACGAGACCACGCGCGCCGGTCTCTACAACACTGCCCGCGTCGACGTCGTTGATCCCGAACAGTACGACGCCGTCTACCTCGTGGGAGGCCACGGCACCATGTGGGACTTCCCCGACAGCGAAGGCTTGCAGAACCTCGTAGCCAGCGTCTACAACGCCGGCGGCGTGGTGGGCGCTGTCTGCCACGGGCCGGCCGGACTGCTGAACGTCGAACTGGCCAACGGCTTTCGGCTGGTCGAGGGCAGGAAGGTCGCTGCCTTCACCAACGACGAGGAGGTCGCCGCAGGGAAGGACAAGGTCATCCCGTTCTTCTTGGCAGACCGGCTTGAGGAACAGGGCGCCACGCACGTCTCCGCTGGTGTCTTTGAAGAGAAGGTCGTGGTGGACGACCGGCTGGTGACCGGCCAGAACCCGGCGTCAGCGGCCGGCGTCGCCAAGGAGATGGAGAAGCTCCTGGCAGAGGTCATCCACAAGGAAAAAGCCGAGGAACAGCACGATGCGGAGGCTCTGCGCGCCGAGAAGGACGCCGAGAAGAACGCCAAGAAGGCTGCCGCGGAGGCGGAGCACTAA